The Apium graveolens cultivar Ventura chromosome 6, ASM990537v1, whole genome shotgun sequence genome contains a region encoding:
- the LOC141667638 gene encoding E3 ubiquitin-protein ligase At1g63170-like encodes MERTENQNEREHIIDITSTRGPSSSSSTQDRLQNGSDTRRTEEHPSTSVRPSVLQPAFTIANGSISRNSSSVRRGNGNGNGHGRRRSPLNSGLWISVELVITVSQIIASAVVLSLFRDEKPHAPLREWILGYASGCVATLPLLYWRYHHRNQTSEQDPSQPRQSSPESNETIRTNSYSLSSGTRTIEDEDHRTTTASGSVRGGTILNARVKVLMEYLKMALDCFFAVWFVVGNVWIFGGHSSSTEAPNLYRLCIVFLAFSCIGYAMPFILCATICCCLPCIISVLGFREELNQNRGATPESINSLPTYKFKMKKNRVGSDREANSSSNEGIVAAGTEKERVISGEDAVCCICLSKYANNDELRELPCAHFFHKECVDKWLKINALCPLCKGEVGDKILSTISGENTNSQLNAVL; translated from the exons ATGGAGCGGACAGAAAACCAAAACGAACGTGAACACATTATTGATATAACAAGTACCAGAGGACCATCATCTTCTAGCTCCACGCAAGATAGATTACAAAATGGATCAGATACTCGGCGGACTGAAGAACATCCTTCCACGAGTGTGAGGCCCTCCGTGCTTCAACCTGCATTTACTATAGCTAATGGATCAATATCAAGGAATTCTTCATCAGTTAGAAGAGGGAATGGGAATGGAAATGGGCATGGACGTCGTAGGAGTCCACTTAATTCTGGTTTATGGATATCTGTTGAATTAGTTATAACAGTGAGCCAAATTATTGCATCCGCTGTTGTTTTGTCTTTGTTCAGGGACGAAAAACCACATGCTCCATTGCGTGAATGGATTCTGGGTTATGCGTCTGGTTGTGTTGCCACCCTCCCTCTTCTTTATTGGCGTTATCATCATCGTAACCAAACATCAGAGCAAGATCCATCTCAGCCTCGTCAGAGTTCTCCGGAGAGTAACGAAACTATAAGAACAAACTCCTACAGTTTATCTTCAGGTACTAGAACAATAGAAGATGAAGATCACCGGACTACTACTGCATCTGGAAGTGTTAGAGGTGGTACAATTCTGAATGCAAG AGTCAAGGTACTCATGGAGTACTTAAAGATGGCTTTGGATTGCTTCTTTGCAGTATGGTTTGTAGTTGGAAATGTTTGGATCTTTGGGGGTCACTCATCTTCTACTGAAGCTCCGAACCTGTACAG ATTGTGTATAGTTTTTCTGGCGTTTAGCTGTATTGGCTATGCAATGCCATTTATATTGTGTGCTACTATCTGCTGCTGCCTACCTTGCATTATTTCTGTGCTGGGCTTCAGAGAGGAACTAAATCAAAACAGAGGAGCTACTCCGGAATCAATAAATTCTCTTCCAACCTACAAGTTTAAGATGAAAAAGAACAGAGTTGGGAGTGATAGAGAAGCCAATTCCAGTAGCAATGAAGGAATTGTGGCTGCAGGTACAGAAAAGGAGCGCGTCATATCAGGAGAAGATGCG GTTTGCTGTATATGCCTGTCAAAGTATGCAAACAATGATGAGCTCAGGGAGTTGCCATGTGCTCACTTTTTTCACAAAGAATGTGTAGACAAGTGGCTCAAGATCAATGCTTTGTGTCCCTTGTGTAAGGGCGAGGTTGGTGATAAAATTTTAAGCACAATTTCTGGAGAAAATACCAACTCACAACTAAATGCAGTTTTATAA